The Moraxella haemolytica genome window below encodes:
- a CDS encoding class 1 fructose-bisphosphatase has protein sequence MATLAQYLETHTTSAIASTMTTLAKASIAISHLLDKGALAGIHGEADAMNVQGETQKKLDVISNDLLLDALLANPNCAGVASEELDEISPANAGGTLLVAFDPLDGSSNIDINMTVGTIFSILPYHNQGQQAVETDFLQAGKHQVASGYFIYGTSTMLAVTFGSGVAMFSLDPATQSYILINDDVQISVHTAEYAINASNRRYWLPPIAQYIEELTQGDAGVRNKDYNMRWVAAMIADVHRILMRGGVFMYPFDTKIAGKAGKLRLMYEANPMSFIIEQAGGASRDGVQRIMDITPTSIHQRIPVVLGAKEEVSYVKALHDQAGILANGEPA, from the coding sequence ATGGCCACCCTTGCCCAATACCTAGAAACCCACACCACTTCAGCGATTGCTAGCACCATGACTACGCTTGCTAAAGCCAGTATCGCCATCAGCCACCTGCTTGATAAAGGGGCATTGGCGGGTATTCATGGCGAAGCAGATGCCATGAATGTGCAGGGCGAAACCCAAAAAAAACTTGATGTCATCTCTAACGATCTACTGCTCGATGCCTTACTTGCCAACCCCAACTGTGCAGGTGTGGCAAGTGAAGAGCTTGACGAGATTAGCCCTGCCAATGCTGGTGGCACACTACTAGTCGCTTTTGATCCGCTAGATGGCTCAAGCAATATTGATATCAACATGACTGTTGGTACGATTTTTTCTATCTTGCCTTATCATAATCAAGGACAACAAGCAGTAGAGACAGACTTTTTACAAGCAGGCAAACACCAAGTCGCCTCTGGCTACTTTATCTATGGCACTTCCACCATGCTAGCAGTAACTTTTGGGTCAGGTGTGGCGATGTTTAGCCTAGACCCTGCCACCCAAAGCTACATACTCATTAACGATGATGTCCAAATCAGCGTACATACCGCCGAATACGCCATCAACGCTTCTAATCGCCGATATTGGCTACCGCCCATTGCACAGTACATTGAAGAGCTAACTCAAGGCGATGCAGGTGTACGCAACAAAGATTATAATATGCGTTGGGTGGCAGCGATGATTGCCGATGTGCATCGCATCTTGATGCGTGGCGGGGTATTTATGTATCCATTTGATACCAAGATTGCCGGCAAAGCTGGCAAACTTCGTCTCATGTACGAAGCCAACCCCATGAGCTTCATCATAGAACAAGCAGGCGGTGCCAGTAGAGATGGTGTACAGCGTATCATGGACATCACGCCTACCAGTATCCATCAGCGTATCCCTGTGGTACTGGGTGCAAAAGAAGAAGTGTCGTATGTCAAGGCACTACACGATCAGGCAGGAATTTTGGCAAATGGTGAGCCTGCATAA
- a CDS encoding AraC family transcriptional regulator has translation MLDSLLTLAQLHAGVHIDCRLGGEWQIEQQPTAGQTMLHIVTKGTVQLVVKNKTYILKAGDIALFCGINHCIQNVNTGTHRLVDTTCAIQSMSGAFLVNQISNQTDCTMLCLNFYADKHSTLLASLPDFFIVTLNEQTLHPLVALMIDESQNPKQMGNAFLVDNLAQSILVYVLRALPAEKLGGVLRAYQHPRLSELIAKIASKPDDDFSISAMCEQLHLSRSTLVRLFQKTLGVAPHTFVKTMRLEYAAKLLRTNQQSVLQIAIETGFGSQTHFNRAFKAHYGVSPSTYRLT, from the coding sequence ATGTTAGATAGCTTATTAACGCTGGCACAACTTCATGCAGGCGTACATATAGATTGTCGTTTGGGGGGTGAGTGGCAAATAGAACAACAGCCCACAGCAGGGCAAACCATGCTACACATCGTAACCAAAGGCACAGTACAGCTTGTGGTAAAAAACAAAACTTATATCTTAAAAGCTGGTGATATCGCCTTATTTTGTGGAATAAACCACTGCATACAAAATGTCAATACTGGTACGCATCGTTTGGTTGATACCACTTGTGCCATTCAAAGTATGTCAGGGGCGTTTTTGGTCAATCAAATTAGCAATCAGACCGATTGTACAATGCTTTGCTTAAACTTTTATGCAGATAAGCACAGTACCTTATTGGCAAGCCTGCCAGATTTTTTTATTGTAACTTTAAATGAACAAACGCTACATCCGTTAGTAGCATTGATGATTGACGAATCTCAAAATCCCAAGCAAATGGGTAATGCGTTTTTGGTTGATAATTTAGCTCAGTCAATACTCGTATATGTTTTGCGTGCCTTGCCTGCCGAAAAACTAGGCGGTGTATTAAGGGCATATCAGCATCCTAGATTATCAGAATTGATTGCAAAGATTGCTAGCAAACCTGACGATGATTTTAGTATATCTGCAATGTGCGAACAATTGCATTTATCTCGCTCAACACTCGTTAGGCTATTTCAAAAAACATTGGGAGTAGCACCACATACCTTTGTCAAAACCATGCGTCTTGAATATGCCGCAAAGCTTTTGCGTACCAATCAGCAGTCGGTCTTGCAAATTGCCATTGAGACAGGTTTTGGCTCACAGACACATTTTAATCGTGCATTTAAGGCACACTATGGCGTCTCTCCAAGTACTTATCGGCTCACATAG